In the Brachyhypopomus gauderio isolate BG-103 chromosome 4, BGAUD_0.2, whole genome shotgun sequence genome, one interval contains:
- the pou2f1b gene encoding POU domain, class 2, transcription factor 1b isoform X2, with product MADGGAASQDESSGPDSRMSNPSETSKCAMESADGNTGAQTNGLDFQRQTVQTTNTITNAQAQALLQQLTLTPAQQQLLIQQAQAQLLAAVHQHSANQQSSTTGANISASAATPITQIPLSQPIQITPQLQQLQQQQNLNLQQFVLVQPGHPIAAQLQPAQFIISQTPQGQQSLLQAQNLLTQLPQSQANLLQTQPSITLATQPATPTRTIAATPVPHNQTTPKRMDTPSLEEPSDLEELEQFAKTFKQRRIKLGFTQGDVGLAMGKLYGNDFSQTTISRFEALNLSFKNMCKLKPLLEKWLNDAVCAENQTSDQGLSSPSSLGSPGLGMEGLNRRRKKRTSIETNIRVALEKSFLENQKPTSEEITMIADQLNMEKEVIRVWFCNRRQKEKRINPPSSASAASTPIKAIFSPSTPLASTTASLVTSSTPTTLTVNPVIPLTSTSVSSTVLTGTTSGPPTSNAASVISTVTAVSAASSSPSLSPSPGAPRTSVADSAVASQETAAVVGQTASSLASALGQVMVAAPGLSAALQSAAQLPTSASLAAMAAAAGLGPGLMASSQFAPGGALLSLAPGGLGSALSPALMSNSTLATIQALASSGTLPITSLDGSGNLLFANTSGGGGPNLVTAPLFLNPQNLSLLTSNPVSLVSAGAAAGAGALNLHVAGDGHHGNAVTTATMPTSTIATASKAQ from the exons ATGGCGGACGGAGGAGCAGCGAGTCAAGATGAGAGTTCAGGACCAG ATTCCAGAATGAGTAATCCGTCAGAAACGAGTAAATGTGCAATGGAGAGTGCAGACGGAAACACAG GTGCCCAAACAAACGGACTGGACTTTCAGAGGCAGACGGTGCAAACGACAAACACCATCACTAATGCACAAGCACAAGCCCTGCTCCAACAG ttgaCTCTGACTCCAGCCCAGCAGCAGTTGCTCATACAGCAGGCCCAGGCCCAACTCCTGGCCGCTGTACACCAGCACTCGGCCAATCAGCAGAGCAGCACCACGGGAGCCAACATCTCCGCCTCCGCTGCCACGCCCATCACGCAGATCCCCCTGTCCCAGCCCATCCAGATCACGCCC cagTTACAGCAGCTCCAACAGCAGCAAAACCTCAACCTGCAGCAGTTTGTGTTGGTCCAGCCCGGCCACCCCATCGCCGCACAGTTGCAGCCGGCACAGTTCATCATCTCACAGACACCGCAGGGCCAGCAGA GCCTCTTGCAAGCCCAGAATCTTCTAACTCAACTACCTCAAAGCCAAGCCAACCTCCTGCAGACTCAGCCAAGCATCACCCTCGCCACACAG CCCGCGACACCCACTCGCACCATAGCAGCTACCCCCGTCCCTCACAACCAGACCACACCAAAGCGCATGGACACCCCGAGCCTGGAGGAACCTAGCGACCTTGAAGAACTGGAGCAGTTTGCCAAGACCTTCAAACAGAGGAGGATCAAGCTGGGTTTCactcag GGTGACGTCGGCCTTGCTATGGGAAAGCTTTACGGAAACGACTTCAGCCAGACCACCATCTCCCGCTTTGAGGCCCTAAACCTGAGCTTCAAAAACATGTGCAAGCTGAAGCCCCTGCTGGAGAAATGGCTCAACGATGCA GTGTGTGCAGAGAACCAGACGTCGGACCAGGGCCTGTCCAGCCCGAGCTCCCTGGGCTCCCCCGGGCTGGGCATGGAGGGCTTGAACCGTCGCCGTAAGAAGAGGACCAGCATCGAGACCAACATCAGAGTGGCCTTAGAGAAGAGCTTTCTGGag AATCAAAAACCTACCTCTGAGGAGATCACCATGATCGCCGACCAGCTGAACATGGAGAAGGAGGTGATCCGCGTCTGGTTCTGCAATCGACGGCAGAAGGAGAAGAGGATCAACCCCCCCAGCAGCGCCAGTGCGGCCAGCACCCCCATCAAAGCCATCTTCTCCCCGTCCACGCCCCTG GCGTCTACCACGGCCAGCCTGGTGACCAGTAGCACCCCGACCACCCTGACGGTGAACCCCGTGATCCCCCTCACCAGCACCAGTGTCTCCAGCACCGTCCTCACCG GCACGACCTCCGGCCCGCCCACCAGCAACGCCGCGTCCGTCATCTCCACGGTGACGGCCGTCAGCGCGGcgtcctcctccccctcgctCAGCCCCTCCCCCGGCGCTCCTCGGACCTCGGTGGCGGACTCCGCCGTGGCGAGCCAGGAGACGGCGGCCGTCGTGGGCCAGACGGCCTCCTCGCTGGCCAGCGCGCTGGGTCAGGTGATGGTGGCCGCACCGGGTCTGTCCGCCGCCCTGCAGTCCGCCGCCCAGCTGCCCACCAGCGCCAGTCTGGCCGCCATGGCCGCAGCGGCCGGTCTCGGTCCGGGTCTCATGGCCTCTTCGCAGTTCGCTCCGGG TGGGGCTTTGCTGAGTCTGGCTCCTGGAGGTCTGGGCAGTGCTTTGAGTCCAGCGCTGATGAGTAACAGCACCTTGGCCACCATCCAGG CGCTGGCATCTAGTGGGACGCTACCCATCACCTCCCTGGATGGGAGCGGGAACCTGCTGTTTGCCAACACCAGTGGCGGGGGCGGGCCCAACCTGGTGACCGCGCCCCTCTTCCTGAACCCACAGAACCTGTCTCTGCTCACCAGTAACCCGGTCAGCCTGGTGTCGGCCGGGGCGGCCGCGGGAGCCGGGGCCCTCAACCTGCACGTCGCGGGCGATGGTCACCACGGCAATGCCGTCACCACGGCCACCATGCCCACCTCCACAATCGCCACCGCCTCCAAGGCCCAGTGA
- the pou2f1b gene encoding POU domain, class 2, transcription factor 1b isoform X3 — protein MADGGAASQDESSGPDSRMSNPSETSKCAMESADGNTGAQTNGLDFQRQTVQTTNTITNAQAQALLQQLTLTPAQQQLLIQQAQAQLLAAVHQHSANQQSSTTGANISASAATPITQIPLSQPIQITPLQQLQQQQNLNLQQFVLVQPGHPIAAQLQPAQFIISQTPQGQQSLLQAQNLLTQLPQSQANLLQTQPSITLATQPATPTRTIAATPVPHNQTTPKRMDTPSLEEPSDLEELEQFAKTFKQRRIKLGFTQGDVGLAMGKLYGNDFSQTTISRFEALNLSFKNMCKLKPLLEKWLNDAVCAENQTSDQGLSSPSSLGSPGLGMEGLNRRRKKRTSIETNIRVALEKSFLEQNQKPTSEEITMIADQLNMEKEVIRVWFCNRRQKEKRINPPSSASAASTPIKAIFSPSTPLASTTASLVTSSTPTTLTVNPVIPLTSTSVSSTVLTGTTSGPPTSNAASVISTVTAVSAASSSPSLSPSPGAPRTSVADSAVASQETAAVVGQTASSLASALGQVMVAAPGLSAALQSAAQLPTSASLAAMAAAAGLGPGLMASSQFAPGGALLSLAPGGLGSALSPALMSNSTLATIQALASSGTLPITSLDGSGNLLFANTSGGGGPNLVTAPLFLNPQNLSLLTSNPVSLVSAGAAAGAGALNLHVAGDGHHGNAVTTATMPTSTIATASKAQ, from the exons ATGGCGGACGGAGGAGCAGCGAGTCAAGATGAGAGTTCAGGACCAG ATTCCAGAATGAGTAATCCGTCAGAAACGAGTAAATGTGCAATGGAGAGTGCAGACGGAAACACAG GTGCCCAAACAAACGGACTGGACTTTCAGAGGCAGACGGTGCAAACGACAAACACCATCACTAATGCACAAGCACAAGCCCTGCTCCAACAG ttgaCTCTGACTCCAGCCCAGCAGCAGTTGCTCATACAGCAGGCCCAGGCCCAACTCCTGGCCGCTGTACACCAGCACTCGGCCAATCAGCAGAGCAGCACCACGGGAGCCAACATCTCCGCCTCCGCTGCCACGCCCATCACGCAGATCCCCCTGTCCCAGCCCATCCAGATCACGCCC TTACAGCAGCTCCAACAGCAGCAAAACCTCAACCTGCAGCAGTTTGTGTTGGTCCAGCCCGGCCACCCCATCGCCGCACAGTTGCAGCCGGCACAGTTCATCATCTCACAGACACCGCAGGGCCAGCAGA GCCTCTTGCAAGCCCAGAATCTTCTAACTCAACTACCTCAAAGCCAAGCCAACCTCCTGCAGACTCAGCCAAGCATCACCCTCGCCACACAG CCCGCGACACCCACTCGCACCATAGCAGCTACCCCCGTCCCTCACAACCAGACCACACCAAAGCGCATGGACACCCCGAGCCTGGAGGAACCTAGCGACCTTGAAGAACTGGAGCAGTTTGCCAAGACCTTCAAACAGAGGAGGATCAAGCTGGGTTTCactcag GGTGACGTCGGCCTTGCTATGGGAAAGCTTTACGGAAACGACTTCAGCCAGACCACCATCTCCCGCTTTGAGGCCCTAAACCTGAGCTTCAAAAACATGTGCAAGCTGAAGCCCCTGCTGGAGAAATGGCTCAACGATGCA GTGTGTGCAGAGAACCAGACGTCGGACCAGGGCCTGTCCAGCCCGAGCTCCCTGGGCTCCCCCGGGCTGGGCATGGAGGGCTTGAACCGTCGCCGTAAGAAGAGGACCAGCATCGAGACCAACATCAGAGTGGCCTTAGAGAAGAGCTTTCTGGag CAGAATCAAAAACCTACCTCTGAGGAGATCACCATGATCGCCGACCAGCTGAACATGGAGAAGGAGGTGATCCGCGTCTGGTTCTGCAATCGACGGCAGAAGGAGAAGAGGATCAACCCCCCCAGCAGCGCCAGTGCGGCCAGCACCCCCATCAAAGCCATCTTCTCCCCGTCCACGCCCCTG GCGTCTACCACGGCCAGCCTGGTGACCAGTAGCACCCCGACCACCCTGACGGTGAACCCCGTGATCCCCCTCACCAGCACCAGTGTCTCCAGCACCGTCCTCACCG GCACGACCTCCGGCCCGCCCACCAGCAACGCCGCGTCCGTCATCTCCACGGTGACGGCCGTCAGCGCGGcgtcctcctccccctcgctCAGCCCCTCCCCCGGCGCTCCTCGGACCTCGGTGGCGGACTCCGCCGTGGCGAGCCAGGAGACGGCGGCCGTCGTGGGCCAGACGGCCTCCTCGCTGGCCAGCGCGCTGGGTCAGGTGATGGTGGCCGCACCGGGTCTGTCCGCCGCCCTGCAGTCCGCCGCCCAGCTGCCCACCAGCGCCAGTCTGGCCGCCATGGCCGCAGCGGCCGGTCTCGGTCCGGGTCTCATGGCCTCTTCGCAGTTCGCTCCGGG TGGGGCTTTGCTGAGTCTGGCTCCTGGAGGTCTGGGCAGTGCTTTGAGTCCAGCGCTGATGAGTAACAGCACCTTGGCCACCATCCAGG CGCTGGCATCTAGTGGGACGCTACCCATCACCTCCCTGGATGGGAGCGGGAACCTGCTGTTTGCCAACACCAGTGGCGGGGGCGGGCCCAACCTGGTGACCGCGCCCCTCTTCCTGAACCCACAGAACCTGTCTCTGCTCACCAGTAACCCGGTCAGCCTGGTGTCGGCCGGGGCGGCCGCGGGAGCCGGGGCCCTCAACCTGCACGTCGCGGGCGATGGTCACCACGGCAATGCCGTCACCACGGCCACCATGCCCACCTCCACAATCGCCACCGCCTCCAAGGCCCAGTGA
- the pou2f1b gene encoding POU domain, class 2, transcription factor 1b isoform X6: MLQRASAAEADSRMSNPSETSKCAMESADGNTGAQTNGLDFQRQTVQTTNTITNAQAQALLQQLTLTPAQQQLLIQQAQAQLLAAVHQHSANQQSSTTGANISASAATPITQIPLSQPIQITPQLQQLQQQQNLNLQQFVLVQPGHPIAAQLQPAQFIISQTPQGQQSLLQAQNLLTQLPQSQANLLQTQPSITLATQPATPTRTIAATPVPHNQTTPKRMDTPSLEEPSDLEELEQFAKTFKQRRIKLGFTQGDVGLAMGKLYGNDFSQTTISRFEALNLSFKNMCKLKPLLEKWLNDAVCAENQTSDQGLSSPSSLGSPGLGMEGLNRRRKKRTSIETNIRVALEKSFLEQNQKPTSEEITMIADQLNMEKEVIRVWFCNRRQKEKRINPPSSASAASTPIKAIFSPSTPLASTTASLVTSSTPTTLTVNPVIPLTSTSVSSTVLTGTTSGPPTSNAASVISTVTAVSAASSSPSLSPSPGAPRTSVADSAVASQETAAVVGQTASSLASALGQVMVAAPGLSAALQSAAQLPTSASLAAMAAAAGLGPGLMASSQFAPGGALLSLAPGGLGSALSPALMSNSTLATIQALASSGTLPITSLDGSGNLLFANTSGGGGPNLVTAPLFLNPQNLSLLTSNPVSLVSAGAAAGAGALNLHVAGDGHHGNAVTTATMPTSTIATASKAQ; this comes from the exons ATGCTGCAGAGGGCGAGCGCAGCTGAGGCCG ATTCCAGAATGAGTAATCCGTCAGAAACGAGTAAATGTGCAATGGAGAGTGCAGACGGAAACACAG GTGCCCAAACAAACGGACTGGACTTTCAGAGGCAGACGGTGCAAACGACAAACACCATCACTAATGCACAAGCACAAGCCCTGCTCCAACAG ttgaCTCTGACTCCAGCCCAGCAGCAGTTGCTCATACAGCAGGCCCAGGCCCAACTCCTGGCCGCTGTACACCAGCACTCGGCCAATCAGCAGAGCAGCACCACGGGAGCCAACATCTCCGCCTCCGCTGCCACGCCCATCACGCAGATCCCCCTGTCCCAGCCCATCCAGATCACGCCC cagTTACAGCAGCTCCAACAGCAGCAAAACCTCAACCTGCAGCAGTTTGTGTTGGTCCAGCCCGGCCACCCCATCGCCGCACAGTTGCAGCCGGCACAGTTCATCATCTCACAGACACCGCAGGGCCAGCAGA GCCTCTTGCAAGCCCAGAATCTTCTAACTCAACTACCTCAAAGCCAAGCCAACCTCCTGCAGACTCAGCCAAGCATCACCCTCGCCACACAG CCCGCGACACCCACTCGCACCATAGCAGCTACCCCCGTCCCTCACAACCAGACCACACCAAAGCGCATGGACACCCCGAGCCTGGAGGAACCTAGCGACCTTGAAGAACTGGAGCAGTTTGCCAAGACCTTCAAACAGAGGAGGATCAAGCTGGGTTTCactcag GGTGACGTCGGCCTTGCTATGGGAAAGCTTTACGGAAACGACTTCAGCCAGACCACCATCTCCCGCTTTGAGGCCCTAAACCTGAGCTTCAAAAACATGTGCAAGCTGAAGCCCCTGCTGGAGAAATGGCTCAACGATGCA GTGTGTGCAGAGAACCAGACGTCGGACCAGGGCCTGTCCAGCCCGAGCTCCCTGGGCTCCCCCGGGCTGGGCATGGAGGGCTTGAACCGTCGCCGTAAGAAGAGGACCAGCATCGAGACCAACATCAGAGTGGCCTTAGAGAAGAGCTTTCTGGag CAGAATCAAAAACCTACCTCTGAGGAGATCACCATGATCGCCGACCAGCTGAACATGGAGAAGGAGGTGATCCGCGTCTGGTTCTGCAATCGACGGCAGAAGGAGAAGAGGATCAACCCCCCCAGCAGCGCCAGTGCGGCCAGCACCCCCATCAAAGCCATCTTCTCCCCGTCCACGCCCCTG GCGTCTACCACGGCCAGCCTGGTGACCAGTAGCACCCCGACCACCCTGACGGTGAACCCCGTGATCCCCCTCACCAGCACCAGTGTCTCCAGCACCGTCCTCACCG GCACGACCTCCGGCCCGCCCACCAGCAACGCCGCGTCCGTCATCTCCACGGTGACGGCCGTCAGCGCGGcgtcctcctccccctcgctCAGCCCCTCCCCCGGCGCTCCTCGGACCTCGGTGGCGGACTCCGCCGTGGCGAGCCAGGAGACGGCGGCCGTCGTGGGCCAGACGGCCTCCTCGCTGGCCAGCGCGCTGGGTCAGGTGATGGTGGCCGCACCGGGTCTGTCCGCCGCCCTGCAGTCCGCCGCCCAGCTGCCCACCAGCGCCAGTCTGGCCGCCATGGCCGCAGCGGCCGGTCTCGGTCCGGGTCTCATGGCCTCTTCGCAGTTCGCTCCGGG TGGGGCTTTGCTGAGTCTGGCTCCTGGAGGTCTGGGCAGTGCTTTGAGTCCAGCGCTGATGAGTAACAGCACCTTGGCCACCATCCAGG CGCTGGCATCTAGTGGGACGCTACCCATCACCTCCCTGGATGGGAGCGGGAACCTGCTGTTTGCCAACACCAGTGGCGGGGGCGGGCCCAACCTGGTGACCGCGCCCCTCTTCCTGAACCCACAGAACCTGTCTCTGCTCACCAGTAACCCGGTCAGCCTGGTGTCGGCCGGGGCGGCCGCGGGAGCCGGGGCCCTCAACCTGCACGTCGCGGGCGATGGTCACCACGGCAATGCCGTCACCACGGCCACCATGCCCACCTCCACAATCGCCACCGCCTCCAAGGCCCAGTGA